In Sphingobacterium thalpophilum, a genomic segment contains:
- a CDS encoding cytochrome c oxidase subunit II: MSFKLNNRFKSISGFVLALGLLFATPILASQQDTVASDSAKAATTAVAAPAATDSVAKDTTAAAGTAAVASASSSTEASAAAPAVEEVKQIDPQVYKNFTYYVLLFLVICTVVAVIGKVLSIYELTRKMNGKYNPFANNTFQSALLFIFLVVFLYGVYWSYVHWGAAYWRSAVTEHGERIDTMFIITTAITTFVLVITHILLMTFTFLYRMRAKRQAYYYPHNNAIEKLWTIVPAVVLTVLVLFGFFTWRSITNIPEDLQKSALQVEVLGEQFQWNVRYAGSDGIIGKRNYKMTTPTNPYGIDFNDKNSWDDIQGSEIWLPVNKPVRFHIVSKDIIHSFYIPDFRVQINAVPGMTNYFQFTPTVTTEEMRDRLGDYNYDFVMLCNKICGSGHYNMQKKVVVVTEEKYKEWLAKQNKYFTEDLQKEFSGKTANVKKDSVQVTASLN; encoded by the coding sequence ATGAGCTTTAAATTAAATAATAGATTCAAATCCATCTCGGGTTTTGTGCTTGCACTAGGATTGCTTTTTGCGACTCCTATCCTAGCAAGTCAACAAGATACAGTAGCATCTGATTCTGCTAAAGCGGCGACTACAGCAGTGGCTGCCCCTGCAGCAACGGATTCGGTTGCAAAAGATACAACAGCGGCAGCAGGTACTGCTGCTGTTGCATCTGCTAGTTCTTCTACAGAAGCTAGTGCTGCTGCTCCTGCTGTTGAAGAAGTGAAGCAAATAGACCCTCAGGTTTATAAAAACTTCACATATTATGTCTTGTTATTCTTGGTTATATGTACAGTTGTTGCCGTTATCGGTAAAGTACTTTCGATCTATGAATTGACAAGAAAGATGAACGGTAAATACAATCCGTTTGCGAATAACACGTTTCAATCGGCATTGTTATTCATTTTCTTGGTTGTATTCCTTTACGGTGTATATTGGTCATATGTACACTGGGGAGCCGCTTATTGGAGATCTGCAGTAACTGAGCACGGTGAGCGTATTGATACAATGTTTATCATTACGACTGCAATTACAACATTTGTATTGGTTATCACACACATCTTGTTGATGACTTTTACATTTTTGTATCGCATGCGTGCAAAACGTCAGGCTTATTATTATCCTCATAACAATGCAATTGAGAAATTGTGGACAATTGTTCCCGCTGTTGTTTTGACAGTTTTGGTATTGTTCGGTTTCTTTACATGGAGATCAATCACAAATATTCCTGAGGATCTACAAAAGTCAGCATTACAAGTTGAGGTATTAGGCGAGCAATTCCAATGGAATGTCCGTTATGCTGGTTCAGATGGGATTATTGGTAAACGTAATTATAAAATGACGACACCAACCAACCCGTACGGTATTGACTTTAATGATAAAAATTCTTGGGATGATATTCAAGGATCTGAAATTTGGTTGCCTGTAAATAAACCGGTTCGTTTCCATATCGTTTCAAAAGATATTATTCACTCTTTCTATATTCCTGATTTCCGTGTTCAGATCAATGCGGTACCGGGAATGACCAATTACTTCCAGTTCACACCTACTGTTACAACAGAAGAGATGCGTGATCGTTTGGGTGATTATAACTATGACTTCGTGATGTTGTGTAACAAGATCTGTGGATCTGGTCACTACAACATGCAAAAGAAAGTGGTTGTCGTAACTGAAGAGAAATATAAAGAGTGGTTAGCTAAACAAAACAAATATTTTACTGAGGATTTGCAAAAAGAGTTCAGCGGTAAAACAGCTAACGTGAAAAAGGATAGCGTACAAGTTACAGCATCTTTGAACTAA